From a region of the Podarcis muralis chromosome 16, rPodMur119.hap1.1, whole genome shotgun sequence genome:
- the HAX1 gene encoding HCLS1-associated protein X-1 — protein MSLYDVFRGFFGFPGERRPRDPFFGGITRDDDDEDDEDGFGARHPGDFGFGFTFSPGGMRFHDTFGFDELFQDFNNLFQEMGARSLPSGPFGFPEPPAPSPEKRQTLRDFMLKHPDSQRSGSRALEDDSGPTAPERRPWQPFQGLRETDPPLPELKDAPKEDRDLDSQVTSEGLETILPPAQPRSYFKSVSITKVVAPDGTVEERRTVRDSQGHEETVVTRQSGGEPRPGFDGGRQGGSGDLSPFRSRPGEDLGDSASILDTFFRRWF, from the exons ATGAGCCTCTACGACGTGTTTCGGGGTTTCTTCGGCTTCCCCGGGGAGCGGAG GCCCCGCGACCCCTTCTTTGGGGGAATCACACGGGACGATGACGATGAGGACGATGAAGATGGCTTTGGGGCGAGGCACCCCGGGGACTTTGGGTTCGGGTTCACATTCAGCCCAGGCGGGATGCGTTTCCACGACACCTTCGGGTTTGACGAGCTGTTCCAGGATTTCAACAACCTCTTCCAAGAGATGGGAGCGAGGAGTTTGCCTTCTGGGCCCTTTG GTTTCCCAGAGCCACCGGCACCATCACCTGAGAAGAGGCAGACTCTGCGGGATTTCATGCTGAAACATCCGGATAGCCAGAGGTCTGGCAGCAGAGCCCTAGAGGACGACTCAGGCCCCACAGCTCCAGAGAGGAGGCCCTGGCAGCCGTTCCAAGGG CTGCGAGAGACTGATCCACCTCTCCCAGAACTGAAAGATGCCCCAAAGGAAGACAGAG ATCTGGACTCGCAGGTCACGTCCGAAGGTCTCGAGACTATTCTTCCACCAGCTCAGCCCCGGTCGTATTTCAAAAGCGTCTCAATCACAAAAGTGGTAGCACCAGATGGG ACGGTGGAAGAGAGGAGGACGGTGCGTGACAGTCAGGGTCACGAGGAGACAGTTGTCACCCGCCAGAGCGGAGGGGAGCCACGTCCGGGGTTTGACGGTGGCCGGCAAGGAGGCTCAG GAGACCTGTCGCCCTTCCGTTCACGCCCCGGAGAGGACCTAGGCGACTCCGCTTCCATCCTGGACACCTTTTTCCGCCGTTGGTTCTAG